Proteins from a genomic interval of Plasmodium berghei ANKA genome assembly, chromosome: 6:
- a CDS encoding transcription initiation factor IIE subunit alpha, putative has product MEKSKEIFYDKEKKYFLYLMVYISRFFMNDEEIVIFDMFAHNECLYLEKDIISSINMNEQKIRSILSKLLKEKYIIQVQKYKNNEKGSYYQTYYCLNNYIVYVIDYRIKQMELELQKKKNECDVYICKFCNATYSQLDAQILPLDPYDAHFLCFCNNKIELIEKDDVSTEKMYNKYTKYLNILKEHIEKLKNYFIPLYTEKFNTNKLNSANSYVTDISSDGSVTNNSSEISQTNNSSLLSQSNTMIDIINNRIVENERKKKDEIQPDVCNSSIIRTDKKIKICMNMKGKNDLKETQNNDHIKLTNTVNDEKREKNKIINDIKNKNNSNDKHELEEPEIPLFFIQKFNKKFTLIEAQKLQQDMSQEEFENFMELQDEYLDQI; this is encoded by the exons atggaaaaatcaaaggaaatattttacgacaaagaaaaaaaatattttctttatttaatgGTGTATATTAGTAGATTTTTTATGAACGATGAAGAAATAGTTATATTTGATATGTTTGCTCATAATGAATGCttatatttagaaaaagatataataaGCAGTATTAACATGAATGagcaaaaaataagaagcatcttatcaaaattattaaaagaaaaatatattatacaagtacaaaaatataaaaataatgaaaaaggATCATATTATCAAACTTATTATTGTCTAAACaattatattgtttatgTAATTGATTATAGAATAAAACAAATGGAATTAGAgcttcaaaaaaaaaaaaatgaatgtgacgtatatatttgtaaattttgCAATGCAACATATTCTCAGCTTGATGCTCAAATACTTCCACTCGATCCATATGATGCCCattttctttgtttttgcaataataaaattgagtTAATT GAAAAGGATGATGTGAGTACTGAAAAAATGTACAacaaatatacaaaatatttaaacatattaaaaGAGCACATTGAAAAGTTAAAGAATTATTTCATACCTCTATATACAGAAAAATTCAATACAAACAAATTAAACTCTGCTAATTCATATGTAACAGATATTTCCTCAGATGGTTCTGTTACAAACAATTCATCGGAAATATCGCAAACAAATAATTCATCTCTGCTTTCGCAAAGCAATACTATGATAG acattataaataataggATTGTCGAAAATGAACGAAAGAAAAAAGACGAAATACAGCCAGATGTTTGTAATAGCAGTATTATACGAAcagataaaaaaatcaaaatttgCATGAACATGAAAGGTAAAAATGATTTGAAAGAAACTCAAAATAATGATCATATAAAACTTACTAATACAgtaaatgatgaaaaacgagaaaaaaataaaattattaatgatataaaaaacaaaaataactCAAATGATAAGCATGAACTCGAGGAACCAGAAATACCACTCTTCTTTATCCAGAAGTTTAACAAGAAATTCACCCTTATCG agGCGCAAAAATTGCAACAAGATATGTCGCAGGAagaatttgaaaatttcATGGAACTTCAAGACGAATATTTGgatcaaatataa
- a CDS encoding queuine tRNA-ribosyltransferase, putative — translation MENGQINENDIQNKVTQKKKKKKMNNFTITENETSLKKIKKNIEESNTNISYKEPLPFDFLTENDYKEYDSFVNFFEENFSKINIKDINNKINEIRNEENSYFSNYLNSSDESDIERIEKGGQDDLSFKQKREYHKNLKLINIKKNKRARLNVIVIKKKYIDNSSIVEEKVKEIKKNTIIISPLFMPVGTKCCIKGLIEEEVKQICNYIILSNTYHVSNIYDMTIFQKNKDINNFIRFSNSMLTDSGGFQMVSLSKRIKILEEGILFNNIYDSSIINKNMELLLKGEINCGQAIDIHLNQETENVEKNGDIDLNEGKDILLTPEKSIKLQNIIGSDIIMALDDVRSATESDIKKIEEATYRTNRWLERCIKSHSKQEEQTLFGIIQGGLSIDLRNKSMDFILRKKLNGYAIGGLCGGEKKKKFIEIINHCSNENNLKYNYLPINKCRYIMGIGYLMDILFCSILGYDMYDCVYPSRTARFNTALSYDGTLKLKQAKYKYDFTPLVKNCSCYVCSNYSKSFLHLLITKKNPVVNTLLTIHNIFFTLHFCYLMRVSIFSNKIDYFVTTALYNNFVIGYKNGNYKIPDSDMGDSDNSPVNSNINLNKQNEDESKNNETTINGLINICNNNTFVNETNEITENYDYYGDNLKNGFSTKKNDKINELKERLPIWALEALKYANIELKF, via the coding sequence atggaaaatgGACAGATAAACGAAAAcgatatacaaaataaagttacacaaaaaaaaaaaaaaaaaaaaatgaataattttacaattacagaaaatgaaacaagcctcaaaaaaataaaaaaaaacatagaGGAGAGCAATACCAATATTAGTTATAAAGAACCACTACCTTTTGATTTCCTCACTGAAAATGATTATAAAGAATATGACagttttgttaatttttttgaagaaaatttttcaaaaattaatataaaggatataaataataaaataaatgaaattagaaatgaagaaaattcatatttttccaaCTATTTAAATAGCTCAGATGAAAGTGATATTGAAAGAATAGAAAAAGGGGGTCAAGATGATTTATCTTTTAAGCAAAAAAGGGAATATCATAAAAacttaaaattaataaatataaaaaaaaacaaaagagCGAGATTAAATGTAatagttataaaaaaaaagtatatagaTAATAGTTCAATAGTTGAAGAAAAGgtaaaggaaataaaaaaaaatacgaTAATTATATCACCCCTATTTATGCCTGTAGGTACAAAATGTTGTATTAAAGGCCTAATAGAAGAAGAAGTAAAACAGATATGTaattacattattttaagTAACACTTATCATGTgtcaaatatttatgatatgactatatttcaaaaaaataaagatattaacaattttataagaTTTTCAAATTCGATGCTTACAGATTCAGGTGGGTTTCAAATGGTTTCCCTTAGCAAGcgaattaaaatattagaaGAAGGGATAttgtttaataatatatatgatagctcaattattaataaaaatatggaatTGCTTTTAAAGGGTGAAATAAATTGTGGCCAGGCAATTGATATACACTTAAATCAGGAAACTGAAAatgtagaaaaaaatggagaTATAGATTTAAACGAAGGGAAAGATATACTTCTTACTCCTGAAAAATCAATTAAactacaaaatattattggAAGTGATATAATAATGGCATTAGATGATGTTCGATCTGCCACAGAAAgcgatataaaaaaaattgaagaaGCAACATATAGAACAAATAGATGGTTAGAAAGATGTATAAAAAGTCATAGCAAACAAGAAGAACAAACTTTATTTGGAATAATACAAGGAGGGTTATCTATTGatttaagaaataaatCTATGGATTTTATTCTACGAAAGAAATTAAATGGATATGCTATAGGGGGTTTGTGTGGAggcgaaaaaaaaaaaaaatttatagaaataataaatcattgttctaatgaaaacaatttaaaatataattatttaccaataaataaatgtagaTATATAATGGGTATAGGATATTTAAtggatatattattttgttcaatTTTAGGATATGATATGTATGATTGTGTATATCCATCAAGAACAGCGCGATTTAATACAGCATTAAGTTATGATGGaacattaaaattaaaacaagctaaatataaatatgattttaCCCCACTTGTTAAAAATTGTTCTTGTTATGTTTGTAGTAATTATTCTAAATCGTTTTTACATTTGCTtataactaaaaaaaatccaGTTGTTAATACTTTATTAAcaattcataatattttttttacactTCATTTTTGCTATCTAATGAGAGTATCTATTTTTTCGAACAAAATTGACTATTTTGTTACAACTGCTTTGTATAACAATTTTGTCATTGGATATAAAAACggaaattataaaatccCAGATAGTGATATGGGTGATAGTGATAATAGTCCAGTAAACAGCAATATCAATTTGAATAAACAGAACGAAGATGAATCTAAGAATAATGAGACGACAATTAATGGcctaataaatatatgcaataataatacatttgtgaatgaaacaaatgaaataaCAGAAAATTATGACTATTATGgtgataatttaaaaaatggattttccactaaaaaaaacgataaaataaatgaactAAAAGAACGATTACCAATTTGGGCATTAGAAGCTTTGAAATATGCCAATATAGAACTCAagttttga
- a CDS encoding calcium-dependent protein kinase 4, translating to MGQEMSTQSDMQNENQKGNKRNLKGSQGKNGLKERSTSISKEIVKNSFNNSKLRPGMFIQNSNVVFNEQYKGIKILGKGSFGEVILSKDKHTGHEYAIKVISKKHVKRKTDKQSLLREVELLKMLDHINIMKLYEFFEDNNYYYLVSDVYSGGELFDEIISRKRFYEVDAARIIKQVLSGITYMHKNNVVHRDLKPENILLETKNKEDMIIKIIDFGLSTHFEYSKKMKDKIGTAYYIAPDVLHGTYDEKCDIWSCGVILYILLSGCPPFNGSNEYDILKKVETGKYTFDLPQFKKISDKAKDLIKKMLMYTSAVRISARDALEHEWIRLMTSKDNVNIDIPSLELSITNIKQFQSTQKLAQAALLYMGSKLTTIDETKELTKIFKKMDKNGDGQLDRNELIIGYKELLKLKGDDTTDLDNAAIEVEVDQILSSIDLDQNGYIEYSEFLTVAIDRKLLLSTERLEKAFKLFDKDGSGKISANELAQLFGLGDVSSDCWKTVLKEVDQNNDGEIDFKEFRDMLIKLCNY from the exons atggggCAAGAAATGTCTACACAGAGTGATATGCAAAATGAAAACCAAAAGGGAAACAAAAGAAATTTAAAGGGGTCCCAAGGAAAAAATGGTTTGAAAGAAAGAAGTACTAGTATATCAAAAGAAATAGttaaaaatagttttaataatagtaaattAAGACCTGGTATGTTCATACAAAATAGTAATGTAGTATTTAATGAGCAATATAAAGGAATCAAGATTTTAGGAAAGGGTTCATTTGGTGAAGTTATATTAAGTAAAGATAAACATACAGGTCATGAATATGCAATTAAAGTAATTAGCAAAAAACAtgttaaaagaaaaacagATAAACAAAGTCTTTTAAGAGAAGtagaattattaaaaatgttagatcatataaatataatgaaattatatgaattttttgaagataataattattattatttagtGTCTGATGTATATTCTGGAGGTGAATTATTTGATGAAATTATTAGTAGGAAACGATTTTATGAAGTAGATGCAGCTAGAATAATTAAACAAGTATTAAGTGGtattacatatatgcataaaaataatgtagtTCATAGAGATTTAAAACCTGAAAATATTCTTCtcgaaacaaaaaataaagaagatatgattataaaaattattgatTTTGGATTATCAACCCATTTTGaatatagtaaaaaaatgaaagatAAAATAGGCACTGCCTATTATATTGCTCCGGATGTTTTACACGGAACTTATGATGAAAAATGTGATATATGGTCATGTGGTgtcatattatatattctcTTATCAg gATGTCCACCTTTTAATGGATCTAATGAATATGacattttgaaaaaagtTGAAACTGGAAAATATACTTTTGATTTACctcaatttaaaaaaataagtgaCAAAGCGAAAGacttgataaaaaaaatgttgatGTACACAAGTGCTGTGAGAATATCAGCAAGAGATGCATTAGAACATGAATGGATAAGATTAATGACAAGCAAAGATAATGTAAACATTGATATTCCATCTCTTGAATTAAgtattacaaatataaaacaatttcAAAGTACACAAAAGTTAGCACAAGCCGcactattatatatggGATCAAAATTAACAACAATAGATGAAACAAAAGAACTTactaaaatttttaaaaaaatggacAAAAATGGGGATGGTCAATTAGACAGaaatgaattaataataGGATATAAAGAattgttaaaattaaaaggaGATGATACAACTGATTTAGATAATGCAGCTATTGAAGTTGAAGTCGATCAAATATTAAGTTCTATAGATTTAGATcaaaatggatatataGAATATTCAGAATTTTTAACAGTTGCTATTGatagaaaattattattatcaactGAAAGATTAGAAAAGgcatttaaattatttgataaagATGGTTCAGGAAAAATATCTGCAAATGAATTAGCTCAATTGTTTGGATTGGGAGATGTTAGTTCTGATTGTTGGAAAACTGTTTTGAAAGAGGTTgatcaaaataatgatgGGGAAATTGATTTTAAAGAATTTAGAGACATGTTAATAAAACTATGTAACTATTAA